The following are encoded in a window of Parambassis ranga chromosome 15, fParRan2.1, whole genome shotgun sequence genomic DNA:
- the ncapd3 gene encoding condensin-2 complex subunit D3: MELVDALQVLKLKEIPEVWVDAVWDLEFIERKPLDDAIEEELTSRADRGLRTLYQCLLASAADQRQSDGGNGAPQIWTSLWENGVSIKALVAVLSYFVLTGKAKGASVQQRVNGLHSASLYLLLMGIPGSIANKVFHEVFLDTCSDMTSHCWPQDFGKKRKKDTLRSSQTEGKRSKPQRKGTPEMEMDEAEDEEEEQHFSGQDLTKIRDAVALLVQSLLRLLQTFPLKDRSQSASNCMQIFSKLLYFEPVIGELTFAAVQDVKQLKSVPAMAFYGLQLLCSPKHGDQEESLRRVFHQLLYVILMMKKGNRGKPTLLVPSQTVLATRDQAIHFVCHIVDELKELALPFLQVLLQHICFQMVEKSEFRSHGAQAVGMLTSQMTSTDYACFIKWLFAFSKHSKMVHRLFSVDVVMVLLEQPERSAEDCQDVELACFLPHKFLIQDLLFSRRMDESPTVQGHALACLAQCLELPSLNVTRAVHGLFSATGTQTVLEGEVTEGTFGSQNTQKTYRTLPFRTVEISYSSGCEAKENLAHLLRRVKDPKTNVRKCALQALVGLLKHGVIPMSWENLEILSERCRDPAVSVKKKALQCVGELLNVKPESAVVQKVWLQSVVPATLDSENSVQDKALEALDQVMISQVKPYSANRHLDAHQRLAWELLGLLCHECQNLSRYFSRAFTIWSKQNTFSATFIANLITHIDANHAAGAWLLLSKVVASCPSLPYGKILDAWDTLISSKEVDVTTCCNILSVMGHIAPHLNSDTKERIVTDLMSWLKTFTLSLEVISAGVEMLSQLGCCDDLKQTQAFLNQHCGELVSVCEAYLANIILSKDGTQNLNEELMVRHLHTLGVASLHCPSKVGKRTVLLVESVLTTHSDSLAEYQEELPASLPVSQFKANSMPPRVRAHGVITLGKLCLQHEELVQKYLPVFARELEVGKEVAVRNNMVVIMCDLCVRYTNIVDHYIPNISACLRDHEAVIREQTLIMLTNLLQEEFVKWKGSLFFRFMIVLVDPDPAIAKLCEYCLLHLLLKKNPEMFSQHFIECIFHFNSYTKHKSNNKFPQNERDMIRFTLKGSQHRNQRFEIYRFLLENFTDAQRFNITSKINQTILACFADEELPLDADGEDILSETFNILCLKEMKLRAMSSPAGSAAGEEPEEENLAKVVLQAAQKKVVSEVQKKAFVENTVPLIISLKCLLEQKRSPVLRDLMAYLQMAMQNYQEIKELFPGNEQLAAEVEFALKTAETDRKMQEQMSSCSLTGDKMPTAQVSAQGSPANMRRLFATPQPPRPNPLVSRHTLTDRTVRRPRHEELRSKSIVLEGTVISKGAANDRAISTPKGVNVNLTFDEGVSAIYSDRGTSLVTESSVLHVRSNEQQTPGLRQWNVQSPLCKKKRSARV, from the exons ATCTGGACGAGTTTGTGGGAGAACGGGGTGTCTATCAAGGCTCTGGTTGCAGTGCTTTCCTATTTTGTCCTGACGGGAAAAGCCAAAGGGGCCAGTGTTCAGCAGAGGGTGAACGGCCTCCATTCTGCttcactctacctgctgctcaTGGGAATCCCAG GGAGCATCGCTAACAAGGTTTTCCATGAAGTGTTTTTGGACACATGTTCAGACATGACCTCTCACTGTTGGCCTCAAGACTTTGGAAAGAAACGCAAGAAAGACACTCTGAGGAGTTCTCAGACAGAGGGCAAACGCTCTAAACCACAGCGGAAAGGCACTCCAGAG ATGGAAATGgatgaggcagaggatgaggaagaggagcaacaTTTCTCAGGCCAGGACTTGACGAAGATCAGAGATGCTGTGGCTCTTCTGGTTCAAAGCCTCCTTAGACTCCTACAAACATTCCCACTCAAAGACAGATCACAGAGTGCGAGCAACTGCATGCAG ATCTTCAGTAAGCTGCTTTACTTTGAACCAGTCATTGGCGAGCTAACCTTTGCTGCTGTAca AGATGTCAAACAGCTGAAAAGTGTTCCTGCGATGGCATTTTATGGTCTACAGCTGCTTTGCTCACCTAAACATGGAGATCAGGAAGAA TCTCTGCGGAGGGTGTTTCACCAGCTTCTCTATGTGATCCTGATGATGAAAAAAGGCAACAGAGGGAAGCCTACTCTTCTCGTACCCAGCCAGACCGTGCTTGCCACCCGTGACCAGGCCATCCATTTTGTTTG TCATATTGTGGATGAGTTAAAGGAACTGGCATTGCCTTTCCTgcaagtcctcctgcagcacatCTGCTTTCAG ATGGTGGAGAAGAGTGAGTTTCGAAGCCATGGAGCCCAGGCTGTAGGCATGCTGACATCTCAGATGACAAGTACAGACTATGCCTGCTTCATCAAGTGGCTATTTGCCTTTTCAAAGCACTCAAAG ATGGTGCACCGGCTGTTTTCTGTGGATGTGGTGATGGTTTTACTGGAGCAACCAGAGAGGAGTGCAGAGGACTGTCAGGATGTGGAGCTCGCCTGCTTCCTGCCACACAAGTTCCTGATTCAGGACCTTCTGTTTTCTCGGAGGATGGATGAATCACCCACTGTCCAAGGTCATGCCCTCGCTTGCTTGGCCCAGTGTTTGGAGCTGCCTTCACTCAACGTCACCAGGGCTGTTCATGGTCTCTTCTCTGCAA CTGGAACCCAAACAGTGCTGGAAGGTGAAGTCACAGAAG gaacatttggtTCCCAGAACACTCAAAAGACCTACCGCACACTGCCATTCAGGACTGTGGAGATCAGCTACAGCTCTGGCTGTGAGG CTAAAGAAAACCTTGCTCATCTACTACGACGTGTGAAAGACCCAAAGACTAACGTGAGGAAATGTGCGCTGCAG GCCTTGGTGGGTCTCCTGAAACATGGAGTAATTCCCATGTCCTGGGAGAACTTAGAAATTCTTTCTGAGCGCTGCAGAGACCCAGCTGTGTCTGTAAAGAAGAAGGCCctgcagtgtgtgggagagctGCTCAAT GTTAAACCAGAGAGCGCTGTGGTGCAGAAGGTGTGGTTGCAGAGTGTGGTTCCAGCTACCTTAGACTCTGAAAACTCAGTGCAAGACAAGGCTCTGGAGGCTCTGGACCAGGTGATGATCAGTCAAGTCAAACCGTATTCAGCCAATCGTCACCTAGATGCCCATCAGAGGCTGGCCTGGGAGCTGTTGGGTCTACTGTGTCACGAGTGCCAAAACCTTAG TCGATATTTCAGTAGGGCCTTCACCATCTGGTCCAAACAAAATACGTTTTCGGCAACCTTCATTGCTAACTTGATCACACACATTGACGCTAATCATGCTGCCGGAGCTTGGCTGTTGCTCTCTAAGGTTGTGGCATCATGCCCCTCTCTGCCATACGGAAAGATCCTGGATGCCTGGGACACATTGATCAG CTCAAAGGAAGTCGACGTGACGACCTGCTGTAACATCCTGTCTGTTATGGGACACATTGCCCCGCATTTAAACTCTGATACGAAGGAAAGGATAGTTA cTGATTTAATGTCTTGGTTGAAGACTTTTACTTTGTCTCTGGAAGTAATAAGTGCTGGTGTTGAGATGCTTTCTCAGCTTGGCTGCTGTGATGACTTAAAACAGACTCAG GCTTTTCTAAACCAGCACTGTGGTGAGCTGGTGTCTGTCTGCGAAGCTTATTTGGCCAACATCATCCTGAGTAAAGACGGAACCCAGAACCTTAAtgaggagctgatg GTTAGACATCTCCACACTTTGGGTGTGGCATCTCTTCACTGTCCTTCCAAGGTTGGAAAGAGGACAGTACTGCTGGTGGAATCTGTGCTAACAACACATTCTGACAGCCTGGCAG AGTACCAGGAGGAGTTGCCAGCCTCACTGCCTGTGTCCCAGTTCAAAGCAAACTCTATGCCTCCCAGAGTCAGAGCCCATGGAGTCATCACTTTAG GCAAACTGTGTCTGCAGCATGAGGAGCTAGTCCAGAAGTACCTGCCGGTATTTGCCCGGGAGTTGGAGGTTGGAAAAGAGGTTGCAGTGCGCAACAACATGGTGGTGATAATGTGTGATCTTTGTGTACGCTACACCAACATAGTAGATCACTACATTCCCAACATCTCTGCCTGTCTGCGAGACCATGAGGCTGTCATCAGGGAGCAAACTCTCATCATGCTGACCAACCTTCTTCAG GAGGAATTTGTAAAATGGAAGGGCTCCCTGTTCTTCCGCTTTATGATAGTGCTGGTAGACCCAGACCCTGCCATTGCCAA ACTGTGTGAATACTGCCTgctccatctgctgctgaagAAGAACCCAGAGATGTTCAGCCAGCACTTCATTGAATGCATCTTCCACTTCAACTCCTACACCAAACACAAGTCTAACAACAAGTTCCCTCAGAATGAGAG AGACATGATTCGGTTCACCTTGAAGGGGAGTCAGCACCGCAACCAGCGGTTTGAGATTTACCGCTTCCTGTTGGAGAACTTCACAGATGCTCAGCGCTTCAATATCACCAGCAAGATCAACCAGACAATACTAG CGTGCTTTGCAGATGAGGAGTTGCCTCTGGATGCAGATGGTGAAGATATTCTGTCAGAGACCTTCAACATTTTATGTCTGAAGGAGATGAAGCTGCGTGCCATGTCTAGTCCTGCAGGGAGCGCTGCAGGGGAGgaaccagaggaggagaacTTGGCTAAGGTTGTCCTACAGGCTGCACAGAAGAAGGTGGTATCAGAA GTCCAGAAGAAGGCCTTCGTGGAGAACACAGTTCCTCTCATTATCAGCCTGAAGTGCCTGCTGGAGCAAAAGCGTTCTCCTGTCCTCAGGGATCTGATGGCCTACCTCCAG ATGGCAATGCAGAATTACCAGGAGATAAAGGAGTTATTCCCTGGAAACGAGCAGCTAGCAGCTGAGGTGGAGTTCGCTCTGAAGACGGCAGAGACGGACAGAAAGATGCAGGagcagatgagcagctgcagcttgaCTGGAGACAAGATGCCCACTGCTCAG GTTTCAGCCCAGGGCTCTCCTGCCAACATGAGGCGTCTTTTTGCCACACCACAGCCCCCTCGTCCAAACCCGCTGGTTTCCAGACATACACTCACTGACCG GACTGTGCGCAGACCCAGGCACGAGGAACTCCGGTCTAAATCGATTGTTCTGGAAGGAACAG TGATAAGTAAAGGAGCTGCAAATGACCGAGCCATCAGCACACCAAAGG GTGTCAACGTCAACCTAACTTTTGACGAAGGAGTCAGTGCCATTTACAGTGACCGAGGAACAA GTCTTGTCACAGAGAGCAGTGTTCTTCATGTGAGGTCAAATGAGCAGCA aactCCTGGACTGAGGCAGTGGAATGTGCAGTCTCCTCTCTGCAAAAAGAAAAGATCAGCTCGGGTCTAA